A single genomic interval of Celeribacter indicus harbors:
- a CDS encoding ATP-binding protein, whose product MTISETLAQERRARLAAERLLELKQAELYAANRKLSQHARHLSDEIIVTREQTEVLRDENLRTKEDLERANTAVVIAERRLWDSIETIADGFAVFDPSDTLIAANPAYLRIFDGLEAVRPGIAYSDIVRLAIEEGIVDIGDQSRRSFLERALERWRAPAREPQVIRLWNNQFVKLVDRRSSDGDMVSLGLNITSTIRYEERLKRARSKAEAANRAKSAFLANMSHEIRTPMNGMVGMAELLAETDLTEEQTLCVETIRSSGEALLGLINDVLDYSKIEASKLSLHPVPFDLERCIQDVMVLLQPSAAQKGVDLIMDYDMFMPTTFVADPGRVRQVLTNLVGNAVKFTHEGHVIVRVVGLPEAGGTRQRVHVSVEDTGIGIAPEMIEHVFGEFNQVEDTRSRKFEGTGLGLAITRQLVQLMGGEIWVDSEEGAGSCFGFRIGMEVVAEAAAGQLPSWMHKAALVDHIRATSLILQKQLTALGFEVSAFATAAELLASPLDAQVYLVDDKLPGTDIAALIGRLRGQGVTAPVLVMTSGPVRAEQFGIAEATLQKPLLRADLWRALSTLVPAGPAAEGEAPGRRMRILAAEDNKTNRLVFGKMLKDLEIDLRFATNGRAAVEQFVGFRPDLIFMDISMPEVDGKEATRQIRMLERGDGGHVPIVALTAHAMAGDEQEILAAGLDHYMTKPLRKAAIIDRILTEVPNDCRPVLPGERAEPGLPEAALA is encoded by the coding sequence ATGACGATTTCGGAAACGCTTGCACAGGAACGCCGCGCGCGGCTGGCCGCCGAACGACTGCTGGAACTGAAACAGGCGGAACTCTACGCGGCGAACCGCAAGCTGTCGCAACATGCCCGGCACCTGTCCGACGAGATCATCGTGACGCGCGAGCAGACCGAAGTCCTGCGCGACGAGAACCTGCGCACGAAGGAGGATCTCGAGCGGGCGAACACGGCGGTCGTGATCGCGGAGCGGCGGCTGTGGGATTCGATCGAGACGATCGCGGACGGATTCGCGGTGTTCGACCCCTCCGACACGCTGATCGCGGCGAATCCGGCCTATCTTCGGATCTTCGACGGGCTGGAGGCGGTGCGGCCGGGGATCGCCTATTCCGACATCGTGCGGCTTGCCATCGAGGAGGGCATCGTCGACATCGGCGATCAGAGCCGGAGGAGTTTCCTCGAGCGGGCGCTGGAACGCTGGCGCGCGCCGGCGCGGGAGCCGCAGGTGATCCGGCTGTGGAACAACCAGTTCGTGAAGCTCGTGGACCGCCGCTCCTCGGACGGGGACATGGTGTCACTCGGGCTCAACATCACCTCCACGATCCGCTACGAGGAGCGGCTGAAGCGGGCGCGGAGCAAGGCGGAGGCGGCGAACCGGGCGAAATCCGCCTTTCTCGCCAACATGAGTCACGAGATCCGCACGCCGATGAACGGCATGGTGGGAATGGCGGAGCTTCTGGCGGAGACGGATCTCACCGAGGAGCAGACGCTCTGTGTCGAAACGATCCGCTCCTCCGGCGAGGCGCTTCTCGGGCTGATCAACGACGTGCTCGACTACTCGAAGATCGAGGCGTCGAAACTTTCGCTGCATCCGGTTCCCTTCGACCTCGAACGCTGCATCCAGGACGTGATGGTCCTGTTGCAGCCGAGCGCGGCGCAGAAGGGCGTGGATCTCATCATGGATTACGACATGTTCATGCCGACGACGTTCGTGGCCGATCCGGGGCGGGTGCGGCAGGTGCTGACGAATCTCGTGGGCAATGCGGTGAAGTTCACGCATGAGGGCCATGTGATCGTCCGTGTCGTCGGCCTGCCGGAGGCGGGCGGCACGCGCCAGCGGGTCCATGTCTCGGTCGAGGATACGGGCATCGGCATCGCGCCGGAGATGATCGAGCATGTGTTCGGGGAGTTCAACCAGGTGGAGGACACCCGCAGCCGCAAGTTCGAGGGCACGGGTCTCGGCCTCGCGATCACGCGCCAGCTCGTGCAGCTCATGGGCGGGGAGATCTGGGTCGACAGCGAGGAAGGGGCGGGATCGTGTTTCGGCTTCCGGATCGGCATGGAGGTGGTGGCGGAGGCTGCCGCCGGCCAGCTTCCCTCCTGGATGCACAAGGCGGCGCTTGTGGACCACATCCGCGCGACCTCCCTGATCCTGCAAAAGCAGCTCACCGCGCTCGGCTTCGAGGTGTCGGCCTTCGCGACCGCGGCGGAGCTTCTGGCCTCGCCGCTCGACGCGCAGGTCTATCTCGTGGACGACAAGCTGCCGGGGACGGACATCGCGGCGCTGATCGGCCGGCTGCGCGGGCAAGGCGTGACGGCGCCGGTGCTCGTGATGACCTCGGGGCCGGTGCGGGCGGAGCAGTTCGGGATAGCGGAGGCGACGCTGCAAAAGCCGCTGCTGCGCGCTGATCTCTGGCGGGCGCTCTCCACCCTCGTCCCGGCGGGACCGGCGGCGGAGGGGGAGGCGCCGGGACGGCGGATGCGCATTCTCGCCGCGGAGGACAACAAGACGAACCGGCTCGTCTTCGGCAAGATGCTGAAGGATCTGGAGATCGACCTGCGATTCGCGACGAACGGGCGTGCGGCGGTGGAGCAGTTCGTCGGCTTCCGCCCCGACCTGATCTTCATGGACATATCCATGCCCGAGGTCGACGGGAAGGAGGCGACGCGCCAGATCCGCATGCTGGAACGCGGGGACGGCGGCCATGTACCGATCGTGGCACTCACCGCACACGCGATGGCGGGCGACGAGCAGGAGATCCTTGCCGCAGGGCTCGACCACTACATGACAAAGCCGCTCAGGAAGGCGGCGATCATCGACCGGATCCTGACCGAAGTCCCGAACGACTGCCGGCCGGTCCTGCCCGGCGAGCGGGCCGAGCCCGGCCTGCCGGAGGCCGCGCTGGCGTGA
- a CDS encoding metallophosphoesterase family protein, translating into MRIYAIGDIHGQLDMLKAAHARIAADKARVGDKGARIIHVGDYVDRGPDSRAVIDYLMAGIAAGHPWRVLCGNHDRMFTRFVRHGIAHDDNIKSGKSWLHPALGGARTLASYGVEAEDGAFEVAQMRAARAVPEAHLDFLETAPLTYAWGDYLFVHAGIRPRVPVERQTENDLIWIRAGWLDYRGPLPFTVVHGHTALDEPTHFGHRIDIDSGAGYGRPLTALVIENGIEEVVTETGRAPLAHAVPG; encoded by the coding sequence ATGCGCATCTACGCGATCGGGGACATCCACGGTCAACTCGACATGCTCAAGGCCGCGCATGCGCGGATCGCGGCGGACAAGGCGCGGGTCGGGGACAAGGGCGCGCGCATCATCCATGTCGGCGATTACGTGGACCGCGGCCCGGACAGCCGGGCCGTGATCGACTACCTGATGGCGGGCATCGCGGCGGGGCATCCGTGGCGCGTGCTCTGCGGCAATCACGACCGCATGTTCACCCGTTTCGTGCGGCACGGCATCGCCCATGACGACAACATCAAGTCCGGCAAGAGCTGGCTGCATCCCGCGCTCGGCGGGGCGCGGACGCTGGCCTCCTACGGCGTCGAGGCCGAGGACGGGGCATTCGAGGTTGCACAGATGCGCGCGGCGCGCGCGGTGCCGGAGGCGCATCTCGACTTCCTCGAAACCGCGCCGCTGACCTATGCTTGGGGCGACTACCTCTTTGTCCATGCCGGGATCCGTCCGCGTGTCCCGGTCGAACGGCAGACGGAGAACGACCTGATCTGGATTCGCGCCGGCTGGCTCGACTATCGCGGCCCGCTGCCCTTCACCGTAGTGCACGGCCATACGGCGCTCGACGAGCCGACGCATTTCGGGCATCGCATCGACATCGACAGCGGGGCGGGCTATGGCCGGCCGCTGACCGCGCTGGTGATCGAGAACGGCATCGAGGAGGTCGTGACGGAGACGGGACGCGCTCCACTCGCCCATGCCGTGCCGGGATGA